The window TCCACGACATTCCCAGCGCGGCCGAGATTGTCGATCGCATTGCCACCGAGGCAGAGCAGATACTTCTCGGAAGGCGTAACTCCTCCGGGGCCTTGCGAGGCTAACGCGCGGGCCGGTGTCACTCCCTGCGATGCATGTTACGATGCTCGCGCCAATCCATTCGAACGAATGAGCACACCATGTGGCCGGACCGCCGACTTCTCAAATTGATCAAGACCGAGCTTCCGATCGTGCAGGCGCCGATGGCGGGCGTGATGGACGCGGACCTCGTGATCGCGGCGGCGCAGGGCGGAGCGCTCGGCTCGCTGCCCTGCGCGATGCTCTCAGTGGAGATGGCGCGCGAGCAGGTCAATATCATCCGCCAGCGCGTGTCGGCGCCGGTCAACATGAACTTCGTTTGCCACAAAAGCGTCGATGCCGATCCCAAGCGCGAGGCCGGGTGGAAGCAACGGCTTGCGCCTTATTATAAGGAGCTCGGGCTCGACCCGGCGGCACCGGTCAACGCCGCCAACCGCGCGCCGTTCGACGCGGCGATGTGCGAATTGGTCGAGGAACTGAAGCCCGAAGTGGTCAGCTTCCATTTCGGCCTGCCGGATCAGGCGCTCATGAAGCGGGTCAAGGCGGCCGGCTCGGTCGTGATCTCGTCGGCGACCACGGTGAAGGAGGCGATCTGGCTCGAGGAGAACGGCGCCGACGCCATCATCGCCCAAGGCGCGGAGGCCGGCGGCCATCGCGGCATGTTCCTGACCGAAAACATCAGTGAGCAGCCCGGCACCTTCGCGCTGGTGCCCCAGGTGGTCGACGCGGTGAGGGTCCCCGTGATCGCGGCGGGCGGCGTCGCCGACGGGCGGGGGATCGCGGCCGCCTTCGCGCTGGGGGCGGCCGGCGTCCAGATCGGCACCGCCTATCTGCGCTGCCCGGAATCCAGGGTGATTGCCCCGGCGCGCACGGCGCTCGCGCAGGCGCGGGATGATTCCACCGTCATCACCAATGTCATGACCGGGCGTCCCGCGCGCGGCGTCGCCAACCGGGTGATGCGCGAGGTCGGCCCGATTTCGGCCGACGCGCCGGCGTTTCCCCACGCCGCCACGGGACTGGCGCCCCTGAAAGCGGCTGCCGAAAAACTCGGCAAGGTCGATTTCACCAATCTTTGGGCGGGACAAGCGGTGCGGCTCGGCCGCGAGATGCCGGCGGCCGACCTGACCCGGGCTTTGGCCGGCGCGGCACTGGCGCGGCTGAGCCAGATGGCGCGCTAGCAGCCCATCCCGCGGTTGCGGCGCAAAAGCCCCGTCTGCTATACGGCGGGCTCAATTTCCCGCCGCAAAGGCCTATATAATGTCCGTCGACGCCGCCACCGTCCGCCGTATCGCCCATCTGGCGCGGATTGCGGTCGCTGAAAACGAGGTTCCGCACCTGCAGGAGGAACTGAACGCGATGCTCGACTTTGTCGAGCAATTGTCGGAGGTCAATGTCGATGGCGTCGAACCGATGACCTCGGTCACGCCGATGGCCATGAAGAAGCGCCCGGACGTGGTCAATGATGGCGGGATCCCGGACGATATCGTCCGCAACGCGCCGGCCACCGAAGACCATTTTTTCCTCGTGCCGAAAGTGGTCGAATAATTACATTCGCGCAAAGGAAGCGCGCCAAGCACTGGAATCTTCGAGACTGGAAATCCGATGTGTCTGCTCTGCGACGATGAAAAGGCCTATCAGGCCTATATGAACTATCTCGACGCGATGGAGCGGCAGGGCAAGGCTGCCGATCCCGACAAGGCGGTCGACGCGGTGCTCGATGCGCTGGAAGCCGCCGACAGAGCGAGCGGCAAGGCTTTGCGCGATGACTCGGCCAACGACAAGACGCTGTCTCCATTCTTCTGCAGCCCGGTTAATAAATGACCGATTTGACATCGCTGACGCTCGCCGAGGCTCGAGACGGCCTCGCGAACAAGTCCTTTACGTCGCTTGAACTGACAAGCGCTCACCTCGAGGCGATCGAGGCCGCGCGTGCGCTCAATGCCTTTGTGCTGGAAACGCCGGATCAGGCCCGCGCCATGGCGCGCGAGGCCGATGCGAAAATCGGAAAGGGCGAGGGCGGACCGCTTGCGGGGATTCCGCTCGGCATCAAGGATTTGTTCGCGACCAAGGACCTGCGCACTACCGCCTGCTCAAAGATCCTCGGTAATTTCGTGCCTCCTTACGAATCGACCATCACCTCGCAGCTCTGGCGCGACGGCGCCGTGTTGCTCGGCAAGCTCAACAATGACGAGTTCGCGATGGGCTCGTCCAATGAAACCTCGTGCTTCGGCCCCGTCGTCAATCCGTGGCGGCGCGAGGGCGCCAATACCGATCTGGTGCCCGGCGGCTCTTCCGGCGGCTCGGCGGCGGCGGTGGCGGCCTTATTGTGCATGGGCGCGACCGCGACCGACACCGGCGGCTCGATCCGCCAGCCGGCGGCGTTCACCGCGACCGTGGGCCTCAAGCCGACCTACGGCCGCTGCTCGCGCTGGGGCATCGTGGCGTTTGCCTCCTCGCTCGATCAGGCCGGCCCGATTGCGCGCTCGGTGCGCGACGCGGCGATCCTGATGCGCTCGATGGCCGGCCACGACCCCAAGGACACTACGTCAGTCGATGTTCCCGTGCCGGATTACGAGACGGCGATTGGAAAGTCCGTGAACGGCATGAAGATCGGCATTCCCAAGGAATATCGCCTCGACGGGATGGCGCCGGAAATCGAAAAACTCTGGAGCGAGGGGGCGGCCTGGCTGAAGGCCGCCGGCGCCGAGCTGGTCGACGTCTCGCTGCCCCATACAAAGTACGCGCTGCCGGCCTATTACATCGTCGCGCCCGCGGAAGCCTCCTCGAACCTCGCGCGCTATGATGGCGTGCGTTACGGCCTGCGCGTGCCCGGGCGCTCGATCGGCGAAATGTACGAGGACACGCGCGCCGAGGGATTTGGGGCGGAAGTCCGCCGCCGCGTCATGATCGGCACCTATGTGCTCTCGGCCGGCTATTACGACGCGTATTATCTGCGCGCGCAAAAGGTCCGCACCCTGATCAAGAAAGATTTTGAAGACTGCTTTGCCAAAGGCGTGAACGCGATCCTGACGCCGGCGACGCCGTCGTCAGCGTTCGGCATCGGGGAGAAGGGCGCCGACCCCGTGGAAATGTACCTCAACGACATCTTTACCGTGACGGTGAACATGGCGGGGCTGCCCGGCATCGCCGTTCCCGCCGGCAAGGACGCCCAAGGCCTGCCGCTCGGCCTGCAATTGATCGGTCGTCCGTTCGACGAGGAGACGCTGTTTTCGCTCGGCGAGGTGATCGAGCAGGCGGCGGGACGTTTTACCCCGGCGAGGTGGTGGTGAAGATGGCCGAGTTCAAAGCCAGTGTTTCCGGCGCGGCACCGGCGCAAGGTCTCGACGCGCCGCTGGCCGCCTTGTGGTGGGCCGCCAAAGGCGGCTGGGACCGGGCGCACAAGATCGTGCAGGACGAGGAAACCATTGAGGCGGCCTGGGTGCATGCCTATCTGCACCGCGTCGAAGGCGACCTCGGCAACGCCGGTTATTGGTACCGGCGGGCGGCAAAGCCGGTTGCGACCGGTTCGCTCGAGACCGAATGGGAGCAGATGGTTGCGAAGCTGCTTGAGGGACGAGCATGAGTGCGGCGAACGGCAAATTGATCAAAGGCTCAACCGGCGACTGGGAGATGGTGATCGGGCTGGAAGTCCATGCCCAGGTCACCTCGAAGTCAAAGCTGTTTTCCGGGGCCTCGACCGAATTCGGCGGCGAGCCGAACAGCCATGTCTCGCTGGTCGATGCGGCAATGCCGGGCATGCTGCCTGTCATCAACGAGGAATGCGTCCGGCAGGCGGTGCGTACCGGGCTCGGCCTGAACGCGCAGATCAACCGGCGCTCGGTGTTCGACCGCAAGAACTATTTCTATCCGGACTCGCCTCAGGGCTACCAGATCAGCCAGTACAAGTCGCCGATCGTCGGCGAGGGCGAGGTCACGGTCGAACTCGGTGGCGGCAAGACCGCCACCATCGGCATCGAACGGCTGCACCTGGAGCAGGACGCCGCCAAATTGCTGCATGACCAGTCGCCGTCGATGTCCTTTGTCGACCTCAACCGCTCAGGCGTGGCGCTGATGGAGATCGTCTCCAAGCCGGACATCCGCGACGCTGAGCAGGCCAAGGCCTATGTGACCAAGGTGCGGTCGATCCTGCGCTATCTCGGTACCTGCGACGGCGACATGGAGAAGGGGAACCTGCGCGCGGACGTCAACGTCTCCGTTCGCAAGCCCGGCGCGGAGCTCGGCACCCGATGCGAGATCAAGAACATGAACTCGATCAACTTCATCGGGCAGGCGATCGAGTACGAAGCACGGCGCCAGATCGAGATCCTGGAGGATGGCGGGCAGATCGAGCAGGAAACGCGCCTGTACGACCCCAACAAGGGCGAGACGCGGTCGATGCGTTCCAAGGAAGAGGCGCATGACTACCGCTATTTCCCCGATCCCGACCTGTTGCCGCTGGAATTCAGCGAGGCCTATGTCGCCGGCCTAAAGGCAAACCTGCCGGAACTGCCCGACCAGAAGAAGTCCCGCTTCATCGCCGATTTCGGCCTCTCGCCGTATGATGCGAGCGTGCTGGTCGCCGAGCGCGAGAGCGCGGATTTCTATGAAACCGTGCTGACAAAACTCGCGCACAAGGCCCGCGACGGCAAGCTTGCCGCCAACTGGGTGATCAACGAGCTGTTCGGGCGGCTCAACAAGGAAGGCCGCGACATCTCGTCGTCGCCGGTCTCGGCCGAACAGCTTGGGGCCGTCGTCGATCTGATCGGTGAGGGCACCATCTCCGGCAAAATTGCAAAAGACCTGTTCGAGATCGTCTGGAGCGAGGGCGGCGATCCGCGCGCGCTGGTCGAGACGCGCGGCATGAAGCAGGTCACGGACTTGAGCGCGATCGAGAAGGTGGTCGACGACATCATCGCCGCCAATCCGGACAAGGTCGCGCAGGCCAAAGCCAAGCCGGCGGCGGTGCAATGGTTCGTCGGCCAGGTGATGAAATCGTCCGGCGGCAAGGCCAACCCGCAAGCCGTCAACGAACTGCTCAAGTCGAAGCTCGGCCTCTGAACGCCGCACGGCGACGCGGCGACGCGTCGTCGCCGGCATCTTGCATCGCGCGCGTCACGCGCGTGCACCAATCATTCATCATACGCGGCGACGGATCGCGCCACGGTGGAGGTCGCCCAGTTGCGAATCAGTCGCGCGCGATTCGCGCAAAAAACCGGTTTTGGCGAGCCTCGATGCGGCGCAAAGCGGGGGAGCACGAAAATTTTTTTATTGCCAAAAACCGCGACTCAGAGTCCACGCGGCGCGCTTTCGGCGATCTCTGACGAAGTGCCATGACGTCGATCGCTTCTTGATGGCGTGATAGGCGAATAACGAAAACACCTGCGGCACAGGCGCTTCTTGCAACATAGCTGGTCTTGCGCGTCGCCCTTTCGCGCGCGCTTCGCGTCGTTGCATCAATGCTTTGCGGTGTTGTCGATCAACGCGCCGCGCGCGCTCTCGCTTTCGTACGTCAACACTTCCTTAAGCAGGACGCTGTTTTTTTGCATGTGTTGGTGTATTCGGGAGGTAGTGCATTTCGATTCCCGAGTGCACGCAGCGATTAAGCCATCTCACTACATTAGGAGGGCAACATGGCGAAGAAAGCTAAGAAGGCAAAGAAGGCGAAGAGCGCAGTGAAGAAGACTGCGAAGAAGACCCGCAAGGTCGCGAAGAAGAAGAAGTAACTTCGCTTCGAGCAAAATTGCCGGCGGCTTGACGCCGGCACGTCACGAGAGCCTTCAGGATAGTTTGCTACAAGGCAGATCTGGATAGGCGGCTCTGGTCGACGAAAGAGGGTGTCGGCGAGACATCAGGTCAAACGGCTGGATCGTATTCTCGTAAAGGGTTCGCTCTTTTCGAAAACCGGTCCGGCAGAAGAAACGAGTTTTCTTCGTTCGGTGCGGATCTTAAAAAAAGCTCCGCAATTTCACCGGCGCTCTGCCCAAGTGAAATCTGGTCCTGACGTGTTCGCCGACGCCCTCGTTCCCTTTGGGGGACGTGTTCCTCCCAAAGCCGGCGTGGCTCGTGCCCCGGCATTTCATTTTTCCCAAATCCCAAAAGCAGCCGTCATCGCCCGCGAAGGCGGGCGATCCAGTACGCCGCGGCTTCTCGGTCAATCACCACCGCCTCTGGAATACTGGATCACCCGCTTTCGCGGGTGATGACGGCGGTGATTGCGAGACGCTCTTGTCCCAATGGTTATCGTTTCGCGAAACCGCAGGGTAAACCGAATATCGCAACCGGGCGAAAGCCCGCGCGCAGTATGCACTTCTGCGATTTCCCGGCATTCGGCGCCCGAGCCGCGTTTACATCCCGTTCATCGCGATACTTAAACTGCCCTTCAAATTTGGTCGGTCATGATCATCCCAACAAGCCGGCAAACGGCGAGGGGAATAACGGGACGTTTTGACAAGTGGACAGGGGCCGCGCTCGGACGCGTGAGGCGCGGCAAAAAGCAAAAAGGGGATATTTCGATGTTTCACGGACACTTCGATCTGGATACGGCAATTGCGGTTGAGGCGAGCGCAATTCCCGACCTGCTGTTCGAGCGCGGACTCTATTGGGCGAGCGGGCGTTCCGGCGTGGTCAATCTGGTCGCCGCTCATAAATGGTTCAATCTCGCAGCCCTCAAGGGCCGCACCGACGCCATCCCGCTGCGCCGCGAGGTCGCCGAGCTGATGTCGGACGTCGAGATCGCCACCGCCCAGCGCGAAGCCCGCGCCTGGATGACCGAGCATTAAGCGCCGGCAGTTCGCTTATCGCGATGGCCACGTCCAGTTCGGCGGCTCACCGTCCCTGACGACGGTTTCGCCGAGCTCCTTCTCCAGGACAATCTGGCTGCTATCGCCCTGGGCGTCGAGCGCGGCAACGAGTGTCTGGGCGTGCGAGACCACAATGATCTGCGATCGCTTCGACGCTTGCGCGATCAGACGCGCCAGCGGCGGCAACAGGTCCGGATGCAGGCTGGTTTCGGGTTCGTTGAGGATCATCAATGCCGGCGGTCGTGGCGAGAGCAGGGCGGCGACCAGCAAAAGGTAGCGCAGCGTACCATCCGACAACTCCGCAGCCTTGAGCGGCCGAAGCAGGCCATGCTGGCGCATTTCGACCTCAAAATATCCGTCCGTGTGGGTGACCACGACACGCCCGCCGGGAAACGCATCGGCGATAGCGGCGTCCAGATCACCGCCGGCGCCCATTCCACGGATGGTTTGCACAGCTGCCGCCAGATCCGATCCCTCACTCGCCAGCACCGGCGTATAGGTGCCGACCTGAGGCCTGCGCGAAGGCGAGTCCCGGTCGGTGCGCAAATGATCGTAGAACCGCCAGTCCCTCATCCTCTCGCGCAGCAGCAACAGTTCCAGGGCTTCGCGAGGGTCGCTGCAATGGGTCATCATGCTGTCGAACGGCGCGAGATGCTGGTAGGCGTCCCGCCATTCGCCGTTGTCGTTTCGAATGCGCACATAGGGGCCGTTGCGAACGGCAAATGCGTTGGCCCGGCCCAGTCGTTCGCCGGTCCACAGGCTCTCCACTTTGATGACCGGATCGTTTGGGAAGATTGAATCCTGGGGAAGTCCGAGATCGATGGCGTAGCCATAATCATCG is drawn from Bradyrhizobium lablabi and contains these coding sequences:
- a CDS encoding NAD(P)H-dependent flavin oxidoreductase: MWPDRRLLKLIKTELPIVQAPMAGVMDADLVIAAAQGGALGSLPCAMLSVEMAREQVNIIRQRVSAPVNMNFVCHKSVDADPKREAGWKQRLAPYYKELGLDPAAPVNAANRAPFDAAMCELVEELKPEVVSFHFGLPDQALMKRVKAAGSVVISSATTVKEAIWLEENGADAIIAQGAEAGGHRGMFLTENISEQPGTFALVPQVVDAVRVPVIAAGGVADGRGIAAAFALGAAGVQIGTAYLRCPESRVIAPARTALAQARDDSTVITNVMTGRPARGVANRVMREVGPISADAPAFPHAATGLAPLKAAAEKLGKVDFTNLWAGQAVRLGREMPAADLTRALAGAALARLSQMAR
- the gatC gene encoding Asp-tRNA(Asn)/Glu-tRNA(Gln) amidotransferase subunit GatC, with protein sequence MSVDAATVRRIAHLARIAVAENEVPHLQEELNAMLDFVEQLSEVNVDGVEPMTSVTPMAMKKRPDVVNDGGIPDDIVRNAPATEDHFFLVPKVVE
- the gatA gene encoding Asp-tRNA(Asn)/Glu-tRNA(Gln) amidotransferase subunit GatA, coding for MTDLTSLTLAEARDGLANKSFTSLELTSAHLEAIEAARALNAFVLETPDQARAMAREADAKIGKGEGGPLAGIPLGIKDLFATKDLRTTACSKILGNFVPPYESTITSQLWRDGAVLLGKLNNDEFAMGSSNETSCFGPVVNPWRREGANTDLVPGGSSGGSAAAVAALLCMGATATDTGGSIRQPAAFTATVGLKPTYGRCSRWGIVAFASSLDQAGPIARSVRDAAILMRSMAGHDPKDTTSVDVPVPDYETAIGKSVNGMKIGIPKEYRLDGMAPEIEKLWSEGAAWLKAAGAELVDVSLPHTKYALPAYYIVAPAEASSNLARYDGVRYGLRVPGRSIGEMYEDTRAEGFGAEVRRRVMIGTYVLSAGYYDAYYLRAQKVRTLIKKDFEDCFAKGVNAILTPATPSSAFGIGEKGADPVEMYLNDIFTVTVNMAGLPGIAVPAGKDAQGLPLGLQLIGRPFDEETLFSLGEVIEQAAGRFTPARWW
- the gatB gene encoding Asp-tRNA(Asn)/Glu-tRNA(Gln) amidotransferase subunit GatB, yielding MSAANGKLIKGSTGDWEMVIGLEVHAQVTSKSKLFSGASTEFGGEPNSHVSLVDAAMPGMLPVINEECVRQAVRTGLGLNAQINRRSVFDRKNYFYPDSPQGYQISQYKSPIVGEGEVTVELGGGKTATIGIERLHLEQDAAKLLHDQSPSMSFVDLNRSGVALMEIVSKPDIRDAEQAKAYVTKVRSILRYLGTCDGDMEKGNLRADVNVSVRKPGAELGTRCEIKNMNSINFIGQAIEYEARRQIEILEDGGQIEQETRLYDPNKGETRSMRSKEEAHDYRYFPDPDLLPLEFSEAYVAGLKANLPELPDQKKSRFIADFGLSPYDASVLVAERESADFYETVLTKLAHKARDGKLAANWVINELFGRLNKEGRDISSSPVSAEQLGAVVDLIGEGTISGKIAKDLFEIVWSEGGDPRALVETRGMKQVTDLSAIEKVVDDIIAANPDKVAQAKAKPAAVQWFVGQVMKSSGGKANPQAVNELLKSKLGL
- a CDS encoding AAA family ATPase yields the protein MITRLAISGYRSLRDIRVTLGPLNVVTGANGSGKSSLYRALRLLADIAQGRIIQSLATEGGLQSTLWAGPEAFSRAMKAGTQPVQGLVRKNPISLKLGFAGDDYGYAIDLGLPQDSIFPNDPVIKVESLWTGERLGRANAFAVRNGPYVRIRNDNGEWRDAYQHLAPFDSMMTHCSDPREALELLLLRERMRDWRFYDHLRTDRDSPSRRPQVGTYTPVLASEGSDLAAAVQTIRGMGAGGDLDAAIADAFPGGRVVVTHTDGYFEVEMRQHGLLRPLKAAELSDGTLRYLLLVAALLSPRPPALMILNEPETSLHPDLLPPLARLIAQASKRSQIIVVSHAQTLVAALDAQGDSSQIVLEKELGETVVRDGEPPNWTWPSR